A stretch of DNA from Gasterosteus aculeatus chromosome 7, fGasAcu3.hap1.1, whole genome shotgun sequence:
CTGCATTTACCTGCAGAGGGAAGTTCATGTTCAATCCAGCCACTTCCTTTGATAACTGGGATCCATaaagaggggaagaggagggatttattcatttaaatagcACACTTTAGAAGGCCCCTCCATTTTACTTCACGTGGCTTGTTATTGATAGTTGAAAACCTGATTCCCAACTAAGCATATGCTCTATTCCCCTCTCTTCTCTACAATAACAGATTTCCCAGATTTGTCAATGAAAATGTACCAGGTATTCAGCACATCCCAGTTATGGTTAAAGATGATTTACACGGATTGAATTCGTATGTCAGGTTATGTTTTGGACTCTCAGGCCTACCTGCTGTTGCTGTCTCTGTTGGTTGGCTTTCTGTTTGGCACGTCGCTCCAGAAACTGTTTGGCGAACTCTTTGGCTTCCACTGTGTCCCCTAGGTAGGACCGGATGAAGTCCAGTACTGCATAGGGAGACTCCACCTCTTTCAGGTAGGCCACGATAGTGGCAACTTAATAAAAGATTGAGTGGAGATGATTAGCGATGCTAAAAAGAGCATAAAGTGAGTTGTATTACAACACATACCAAGCACATATCTAGGTTTAGGGGGAagtgtcccccccaccccttgacGTTGCTAACTTTAAAAGAAACCTACCatccagagaggaggacgagtTGTTGGCAGAGGTGTTGAGAGCGTGCAGCATCTGTTCACACCAGGTCGTGAAGCCGTCCTGAGGCTTCAtgccctgcagcagcttcagcaacttctcctcctcctccgtccgctTACGGCGCATCATGTACTGCTCACTGCGGGAGCGGGGAGGCAGAAGGTTAAATGCATCTCAACCACATTCCTCATGAAAAacataggtaaaaaaaaaaactgccacaGTCGGCGGGGGAAAAAGTGCACAGTGTTTTTTGCATTTGAGTTTATTCGATCTGGTCGATGTACCTGAGTGACGGGCTACTGCGGCTGTTCTTCAGGcccatgttgttgttgctgttgccaCGGAGGCCGGACTGGTTCTTCACAGCCTCGTCCCACATGCCCATGCTGCCCGAAGAGCTCCCGCTGCTGCTCTTACCCTCCATGCCTCCGCCCCACATGCCGACTCCGTCCGCCCACTGCCCTCCGATGGAGGAGCTCCCCATGGACAGGCCAGAGTGCTGGAAAGGGATAGAGAAATCATTAGGACGAGTAAAAGGACATTTGCatcctcccaccctccccccgccACAAGGGACTTTCAGTTTGAACCTTGAGAAACGTCTCGTCTACTCACGCGCTCTCTCTGCTGCGCtctctgttgctgctgctgcttcagcagCCTCTCGGCCTCCTGCTGCATCTCCAGCAGAGCCAGAGCCGGGGGCTTCCCGGACTTGGATAGCCCAGAGGAGGGAGACCCGCTCCAGCCTGATCCACTTGCCCCAGGACCCTGCTGCTGGGGGGTCTGCTGGAGCAGCTTCATGATCAGTTCCTGCTGCTGACGACACTACAGGAAAACAAGACAGAGGTCACTCATAACTTAAGAGCCATTCTTCTTGCATTATACCATAAATTAACATAAAGGGTAGACGTTCCAATTCAGTCAAATTAGATATTTGAAGCCCAATGCAACAAACATTGCAGTTCTTCCTgcagtttcttcttttctccccgtctaaagtttttttcttctttttttgtttgtgaggGTTTCGGAACAGACGATGTCGTGTGTACAGGTTTAAAGCCCTCTGAAGAATTAGTCATTTTAGGCATCTACAAAACAAATTGAACTGAATTATGTTGTTCATTCAGCTGACCTGCTTGCGTCGGAagagatcctcctcctccctccttttctggtcctcctgctgcctcctcttctcctccctcctcttgcgctgctcctcctcttcacgcTTTGCCCTGAGTTCAGCCTCTCGCCTctcctgctggagctggagggagAACATCAGCAGTCAAATGAGAAAAAGGCACAGACTGAAATACGCAACAAGGACTGGAATCACATTTTGCATTGGACACGACCTAATTTGAATAGTTTTTGTGCCAGCTAGAGCTTTCAGATCAAAGCTTTTTGACAATTAGTCATGTGCTTTGTTGTATCTCAATTAGATACAACAAAGCAGACGACTCCGCGCAAAACAGTTTAATAGacacattaaaaagaaagcCATCAATTGTAGATGTGTACCGTTGCTTTGTATGACTGAACCCACCTTTTGAAGCTGTTCCAGAGTTGGACCCTGAGTAGAAGGATTCATTGTTATGTCCCAAAGACTGGCTTCACCGCCTACATAGAAAGAAAATTGGATTAATTAAGCATAAGTAGGAACGTGCATTGCGGTTCACAAGCAGGTGGCAGTCTGGGGCGTACCTGACGGCTGAGAAGCTGAGGTATGCATGTCCCACATGGACCCTGTATCTGGCACTGACATCGACCTGTTCATCGAAGGCATCATACCCTGCTCACTGCACCTGGaccaaaccaaacaaagttAAACAATGGACGTAAAGGGCAAATTATTAAAATACCTCCGTGGAAGTACTGAAACTAGGACCCAACCAAAAGTACATTACACCCCCACATTCCGACCTGTTAATGAGCTGgaatatctgctgctgctggagctgctgataaagagctgctgctgccagctcCTTTTTCAGGCGGTCCTGGTCCAGGTTTCCCTGAGAAATTCAGAGACCAATCAATAAAACTCCAAAATACAGCTATGcatataaagtgttaaaaagACTAAGAGAGAATTGCTTGTGGAGACTTGTACATTAATTACAACCATAGGCGGTGCTTTACAAATTAGTCTGCGTGTCTGCAGAATGGAGAGCCGTTACAAATGGGCCAAATAGGATGTGTTATATTACAGCATTAAATGCAGGTCTGGAGGCTGTGCTCCACCACTAATATGAAGTTTACATGCAAACAAGGATTTTATGCCAGGCCACTGCGTAATATTGTTATATGACTGTGGTTTGAATTTGCATATCCCCTTCCCACGGAAGAGGATATTAGCTGTAAAACGGTTAAAATGCCAAATCTTAAAAACCAAGCGTGAGCAATTTCACAAATCTCTCAAGTTAAACGGAATTTGAATGAgtcaatgattttttttaccGTAACCTGTCTATCAAGCTTCCCTCTCCTCTGcatcctcccctccccatcCTCAGCGTTGGCTGAGCTCTGACTCACAGTCCCGGCGGACCCCCGGCTGGACTGCGGGCGCTGCGTCGGTGGGGGCTGTCTCACTAGCAGGGGCGGCGGGGAGGGCCCCGGGGCGAAGGGCACGCGGCCCCACATCTTGATGACGTCGCCCAGGGGCTGGAAGCCCTCGTCGCAGCCCCGCTTCACCAGCAGGGTCATGGTGAAGTAGCCGGCCTGGAACCACTCGCACATCTCCACAGTGGTGAACGGACctggtggcggggggggggggttccagagGCAGACTAGTGAGTTTACGTGCACCTGACTATTTTCCTTTCCGTCCATTCAGACGAAACTAATGTTAACGAATCAAAATGCCATGTTAAGAGGGGCGGCGAATGCGGCGGTGTGCGAGTGTACCCTGGATCTCTCCCTGCGGGTCCTTGTAGAACCACTTCATGGCGGCCTCGTGCGACAGCGGCAGAGCGGCTGCGGTGTTCCTGCTCTCCTGCAGAGTCTGGGTGAAACACTCTTCCTCCAGAGAAGTGTCCTGCAGCGACGCCACCATCTTTTCCGCCTCCTGTGcaagtgcacgcacacacacgcaagtcATTACACCAAAACATAAGTTGACCCTTTCAAAGATTAGATTGAACCCTGAGGCGGCATGTGTGGTTCCTACCTGCTGCAGGTGCTTCATGCCCTCATCGTCCTCCGTGTCTCCTccgggtggagggtggagaggagcagcagaggaagggggtgggggaggaaggctggaggaggcgggggcGTCGAGGTTCATGTGGATCTTGGAGAAGCCGAACGTAGCCAtgtctgacacacaaacaaaaaggagagTTTAGATATTGGGGGCGTAGGTGGGCTCCTGGCTCTTTATATGCTACAGAAGCAACAGCAGGTTCAGTAAACAAGATATTAAATGACTGGAGATAAACATATTGTGTATCAAACCAAAATATCAACGTGGCTGAATCTCCTTCCACACACCCACGAGGTCGGAGACTTAAAGAGCCAAAAGCTCTAAAGTTACATAGCCAGGACTCTCAACACTTCAGATCTGGAATAGCTACATGTTTGGATAGTGTTGGTCTGGAAGTCAACTCTTTAAAAACCTGTTGGTTGCTTCAGGGCTTCCAAAAAGAGTGAGTCTATTGGTTAGAATCAGTCAATATGAGgttcatgtaatctttttcaaTTTTTGGCTTTATTAAATCAATCCAAGATCTTGTAAGAAGTTTGACCTCAATAAAGACAGACGATACCGCAGCTGACTAAATACATCTTCATGGCGTTGCAGTAAGGCGTACCTTCACTGGACGTGATGCTGGCCTTGACGGGGTGGCTGTTGTTCAGCGGAGGATTTTCCACCACAGGGCCGGCTTTGCAGGGCCGAGGCTCCAGGGCGGGAGGGGAACAGTGGATGAGAGCGGGGGGAGACGACGAGGGAGACGTCTGCTGTGTCTCCCCTTCCCCACCAGCAGAGCCAGCTTCTTTACTCTCTGAGGtcgcagaggaggaaagagagcaaGATGCCACAATCATTAGGCGTGCGTTCATCCTGGGATGCAGAGCGCTCATCTTCAGTGGTGCATTTCATCAACTAGAattaacatttttgtgtttaacTCACTAAAACAACAGGTGGGCATTGAAGAGCCTAAATATTCCAAAATAAGTTGACAAATAGTGTCTTTCTTCACccttgtctttgtctccttccgCACTCTTCATGTCCATGTCAGCATAgcactcctcctcttcgtcctcctcgaTGCCCTTGaactcaaactcctcctccaggaTTGAATCCTTCCCACCCTTCTGACCCAAGAAGAGCGAGAGAAGTTGTAGAAATTAGAGGAAATAGAACAAATAGTGAAAAGGGCTGACTGTAAAATACAAGACGTTGCTGGTTTTTGAGACcgttttgcattaaaaaaaaaaaaaaaaagtgtgaatatGTTTTTTGAAACCAGGTGCTGAacgtaaacaaaaaaaaccaccTTCATAGTCATGAACGCTCCAGAGGAGTCAAACGTGCCcatctctccatcctcctcgtCTGTGCACCACTCGGGCAGGCCGTCCCTGTCGTCCTCTAGTCCCTCGCTGCCCGCGCGCCGCcggccgccgctgccgccgtgGCCATCGGAGTCCCGGAAATCAAAATCAAACTTCCGACGGCGACTCTCCCCCGGACCGGTGTGGTCCCGCCAGCCTGCTGAGCGAGGACCGCCATCTGACAAAAGACATGCGCCGCCATCAGTGTCAAACTGGACTGGagtcacaaaagaaaaacaaggtaCAGCATTAAAACCACATGGAAGTTACAGCAGTTGTCTTGATATGATGAATTCCACTTTCTGTGCGATCTAAGCGTTATGGAGAAAGGTCTCAAGGCCTTTCAACCTTTTAACATGTCTTTAACGTGCCCTGTTTCAGCTATAACCTGACCATGTCTTTTAGgagtatatattaaaaaaacatcagctTTCATCCTATGTATTtttacagaacacacacacacacacacacaagtaagtGTGAATCAAGAGGTAACGCCTTGTGTTGTTACGGGGATGAATGGTCTCATCTGAGAGGTGTACCAAACCATTGTCGAGCGCACAGTTCGGGCCCGTTTGTAGGAATCATGATTTATTCAACGTCCAACGTAAGATTGAGTTAAAAAAAGGTCCAATGTTTCCCCGGCCACAACATCGGGggaacacgcacgcacgcacacacacacagaagatcaCCATTTAAACCCGTCAGTTTAGCTTTCATTTGCAACACTAACCAGGCGGCACTCCAATAAatacgtgtgtgtttctcatacCATCCCTGCGGATTCCAGTAAGTCTCCAGTTTGTGCCCGGCTCTCCGCTGCTGACCACACCCCCAGCAACCCCCCCGCTGCCACccccgccttcctcctcctcctgctcctcccggaGGATGCGCCAGTTGTCGCTGTCCGCCCGCGTGTACTCCTTCCTCCCCGGAACCACGGGAGCGACGGGCTCTTCGAAGCCAGGACGCCCCACCTCCCGCCGCAGCGGCTTCTCGAACCGCCGTTCgcccctgaggaggagaggggaaatTCAGACGGATCAGTCAAGTCACCAAGACGTGAAGAGAAATATTTCTGGCCGAAACTTGCAGCACATCACCACCGATACCGATTTGTCCACTTTAACTGGCCACACAAGATACTCGACGCAAATACAAATTCCAAACAAGATAATTGAGTCTACGGCACGGATGAAGGCTTCGGTCACCGGTTAAGACAACTGCCATTAATATGCCGCAGAGAACATGCAGCCATGAATTATTTGACCCTTAATGGTGCGTGCCGGCTTTCTTACCGGTCATCCCAGCTCTGGCTACGGTGGATCTCTCGGACGCTGCGTCCGAAACCCACCTCGGGTTCTTCAATACTTCTTTGGTAGAATCCACTTTCTCCACGGCCTCGTcctgattacacacacacacacacacacacacacacacacacacacacacaggtgtttaTATTTCACATCAGCATCATCTGAACCGAGAACTTGTAATAAGAGTCAGAATGTGCTCGCTTGTCATTTTCCATTTTGAATGAACACCGATGAAAAAGTTGCAAAGGTGCAGACTGAAACAAACAccagcacatgcacacaaactgcGAAAAACCCAACAGCTGTTTCCTAGGCCTTCCTGAAGCGGACGGCTGGTGTTTACGTTGGCCCTTGGTGTTCGTGCACAAGGGGAGTTCATAAGCCCAGCCGTTTGAGACACGTGTGTCTGGACAAACGGACGACTATGCAGACAGGCCAAGAGAAGTGTGCTGTATCAAGACggtggaagaaaaggaggaaataaaCACTTCAGTGGTTGGCTTGAATAAACCGTTACTTTGAATGGATAACAGCCATTGGAGTTCCAGCCAAAGCTTATGGGCAGCATTTGTGTTGCTGTTGGACTCGAGTGAGTTTCAGCATAAGTGCTTGCGGATTTATCATTAGTGTACTTAGGCCCAATCAATGCTGTTCCATATTTCTTGCAGTTTCCCTTCTAATGGGtgttggaggtggagagggggggggggttgccattAGTTTTTACCTCGACCGCCTCTCGGGGCACCTCGTCCTCGCGCCACTCCAGCTGGGGCGGGCGCGCCAACCCCTTTTCCCATGAGCCTCAGCACAGCCACGCTGTTCACAGACATGGAGAAGTTCCTCTGCAGAGAGAACGGAAAGAGGGAAAAGGGGAGGAATGTGAGGAATGCGAGCTCACAGCCATATTCGTTAATCAGCAGAACAGCTCGCTCCACAATCGAAGTCGGGAGTGCTGTGACGGAGCACACGGCGAGCTCAGAGCGCTCAGCGTTTGCCGGCGTCACTGTGCGTTTGTgacccacctgctcctcctcagtgAGTGCCACCAGTGCCAGTGGCTGCATGGGCTCATCTTGCAGAATAGCAGCAAACTCCTTATCCTGCATGTCCTCTGGGACCTAAAATAACCACAACAACAGGCACTTTGATGATCTTCATAACATTTTCTTCCCCCCACGACTTCTGAACGCAACGGACCTCCAAACAGCTCTTCAATTTGAATGACGGGGAAGTCAGTGGAGGTTTTAAAGAAGCAGACATTAAAGTGTATTATTCGCCTGTAGACCCGAGTTTGCCACGAACCTTGTTGTCTTTGATATAAAGTGCTAACATCTCCTCTCGGCCGTAGCGGTACTCGGCCAGCTTGTACTTTGGCATGgcgggggaaggaggaggggaagtcACACTCCCCCCACTGGACAGTGCACGGAGCCTGAgtgaggaagaaggaaggaaggaagatgtCTCATAAATGCATGGCACAGAATACAGAATAC
This window harbors:
- the gigyf1a gene encoding GRB10-interacting GYF protein 1 isoform X4 encodes the protein MTAETLNFGPEWLRALSSGGSVTSPPPSPAMPKYKLAEYRYGREEMLALYIKDNKVPEDMQDKEFAAILQDEPMQPLALVALTEEEQRNFSMSVNSVAVLRLMGKGVGAPAPAGVARGRGAPRGGRGRGRGESGFYQRSIEEPEVGFGRSVREIHRSQSWDDRGERRFEKPLRREVGRPGFEEPVAPVVPGRKEYTRADSDNWRILREEQEEEEGGGGSGGVAGGVVSSGEPGTNWRLTGIRRDDGGPRSAGWRDHTGPGESRRRKFDFDFRDSDGHGGSGGRRRAGSEGLEDDRDGLPEWCTDEEDGEMGTFDSSGAFMTMKKGGKDSILEEEFEFKGIEEDEEEECYADMDMKSAEGDKDKESKEAGSAGGEGETQQTSPSSSPPALIHCSPPALEPRPCKAGPVVENPPLNNSHPVKASITSSEDMATFGFSKIHMNLDAPASSSLPPPPPSSAAPLHPPPGGDTEDDEGMKHLQQEAEKMVASLQDTSLEEECFTQTLQESRNTAAALPLSHEAAMKWFYKDPQGEIQGPFTTVEMCEWFQAGYFTMTLLVKRGCDEGFQPLGDVIKMWGRVPFAPGPSPPPLLVRQPPPTQRPQSSRGSAGTVSQSSANAEDGEGRMQRRGKLDRQVTGNLDQDRLKKELAAAALYQQLQQQQIFQLINRCSEQGMMPSMNRSMSVPDTGSMWDMHTSASQPSGGEASLWDITMNPSTQGPTLEQLQKLQQERREAELRAKREEEEQRKRREEKRRQQEDQKRREEEDLFRRKQCRQQQELIMKLLQQTPQQQGPGASGSGWSGSPSSGLSKSGKPPALALLEMQQEAERLLKQQQQQRAQQRERHSGLSMGSSSIGGQWADGVGMWGGGMEGKSSSGSSSGSMGMWDEAVKNQSGLRGNSNNNMGLKNSRSSPSLSEQYMMRRKRTEEEEKLLKLLQGMKPQDGFTTWCEQMLHALNTSANNSSSSLDVATIVAYLKEVESPYAVLDFIRSYLGDTVEAKEFAKQFLERRAKQKANQQRQQQQLSKEVAGLNMNFPLQDSMRGMNPSTLQSMFQANHMGKSGLYDIQGGKMKKKQPMMLHSDPSILGYSFHNTGECLSLNEMEMVEDY
- the gigyf1a gene encoding GRB10-interacting GYF protein 1 isoform X3; the encoded protein is MTAETLNFGPEWLRALSSGGSVTSPPPSPAMPKYKLAEYRYGREEMLALYIKDNKVPEDMQDKEFAAILQDEPMQPLALVALTEEEQRNFSMSVNSVAVLRLMGKGVGAPAPAGVARGRGAPRGGRGRGRGESGFYQRSIEEPEVGFGRSVREIHRSQSWDDRGERRFEKPLRREVGRPGFEEPVAPVVPGRKEYTRADSDNWRILREEQEEEEGGGGSGGVAGGVVSSGEPGTNWRLTGIRRDVQFDTDGGACLLSDGGPRSAGWRDHTGPGESRRRKFDFDFRDSDGHGGSGGRRRAGSEGLEDDRDGLPEWCTDEEDGEMGTFDSSGAFMTMKKGGKDSILEEEFEFKGIEEDEEEECYADMDMKSAEGDKDKESKEAGSAGGEGETQQTSPSSSPPALIHCSPPALEPRPCKAGPVVENPPLNNSHPVKASITSSEDMATFGFSKIHMNLDAPASSSLPPPPPSSAAPLHPPPGGDTEDDEGMKHLQQEAEKMVASLQDTSLEEECFTQTLQESRNTAAALPLSHEAAMKWFYKDPQGEIQGPFTTVEMCEWFQAGYFTMTLLVKRGCDEGFQPLGDVIKMWGRVPFAPGPSPPPLLVRQPPPTQRPQSSRGSAGTVSQSSANAEDGEGRMQRRGKLDRQVTGNLDQDRLKKELAAAALYQQLQQQQIFQLINSEQGMMPSMNRSMSVPDTGSMWDMHTSASQPSGGEASLWDITMNPSTQGPTLEQLQKLQQERREAELRAKREEEEQRKRREEKRRQQEDQKRREEEDLFRRKQCRQQQELIMKLLQQTPQQQGPGASGSGWSGSPSSGLSKSGKPPALALLEMQQEAERLLKQQQQQRAQQRERHSGLSMGSSSIGGQWADGVGMWGGGMEGKSSSGSSSGSMGMWDEAVKNQSGLRGNSNNNMGLKNSRSSPSLSEQYMMRRKRTEEEEKLLKLLQGMKPQDGFTTWCEQMLHALNTSANNSSSSLDVATIVAYLKEVESPYAVLDFIRSYLGDTVEAKEFAKQFLERRAKQKANQQRQQQQLSKEVAGLNMNFPLQDSMRGMNPSTLQSMFQANHMGKSGLYDIQGGKMKKKQPMMLHSDPSILGYSFHNTGECLSLNEMEMVEDY
- the gigyf1a gene encoding GRB10-interacting GYF protein 1 isoform X1, which translates into the protein MTAETLNFGPEWLRALSSGGSVTSPPPSPAMPKYKLAEYRYGREEMLALYIKDNKVPEDMQDKEFAAILQDEPMQPLALVALTEEEQRNFSMSVNSVAVLRLMGKGVGAPAPAGVARGRGAPRGGRGRGRGESGFYQRSIEEPEVGFGRSVREIHRSQSWDDRGERRFEKPLRREVGRPGFEEPVAPVVPGRKEYTRADSDNWRILREEQEEEEGGGGSGGVAGGVVSSGEPGTNWRLTGIRRDVQFDTDGGACLLSDGGPRSAGWRDHTGPGESRRRKFDFDFRDSDGHGGSGGRRRAGSEGLEDDRDGLPEWCTDEEDGEMGTFDSSGAFMTMKKGGKDSILEEEFEFKGIEEDEEEECYADMDMKSAEGDKDKESKEAGSAGGEGETQQTSPSSSPPALIHCSPPALEPRPCKAGPVVENPPLNNSHPVKASITSSEDMATFGFSKIHMNLDAPASSSLPPPPPSSAAPLHPPPGGDTEDDEGMKHLQQEAEKMVASLQDTSLEEECFTQTLQESRNTAAALPLSHEAAMKWFYKDPQGEIQGPFTTVEMCEWFQAGYFTMTLLVKRGCDEGFQPLGDVIKMWGRVPFAPGPSPPPLLVRQPPPTQRPQSSRGSAGTVSQSSANAEDGEGRMQRRGKLDRQVTGNLDQDRLKKELAAAALYQQLQQQQIFQLINRCSEQGMMPSMNRSMSVPDTGSMWDMHTSASQPSGGEASLWDITMNPSTQGPTLEQLQKLQQERREAELRAKREEEEQRKRREEKRRQQEDQKRREEEDLFRRKQCRQQQELIMKLLQQTPQQQGPGASGSGWSGSPSSGLSKSGKPPALALLEMQQEAERLLKQQQQQRAQQRERHSGLSMGSSSIGGQWADGVGMWGGGMEGKSSSGSSSGSMGMWDEAVKNQSGLRGNSNNNMGLKNSRSSPSLSEQYMMRRKRTEEEEKLLKLLQGMKPQDGFTTWCEQMLHALNTSANNSSSSLDVATIVAYLKEVESPYAVLDFIRSYLGDTVEAKEFAKQFLERRAKQKANQQRQQQQLSKEVAGLNMNFPLQDSMRGMNPSTLQSMFQANHMGKSGLYDIQGGKMKKKQPMMLHSDPSILGYSFHNTGECLSLNEMEMVEDY
- the gigyf1a gene encoding GRB10-interacting GYF protein 1 isoform X11: MTAETLNFGPEWLRALSSGGSVTSPPPSPAMPKYKLAEYRYGREEMLALYIKDNKVPEDMQDKEFAAILQDEPMQPLALVALTEEEQRNFSMSVNSVAVLRLMGKGVGAPAPAGVARGRGAPRGGRGRGRGESGFYQRSIEEPEVGFGRSVREIHRSQSWDDRGERRFEKPLRREVGRPGFEEPVAPVVPGRKEYTRADSDNWRILREEQEEEEGGGGSGGVAGGVVSSGEPGTNWRLTGIRRDDGGPRSAGWRDHTGPGESRRRKFDFDFRDSDGHGGSGGRRRAGSEGLEDDRDGLPEWCTDEEDGEMGTFDSSGAFMTMKKGGKDSILEEEFEFKGIEEDEEEECYADMDMKSAEGDKDKESKEAGSAGGEGETQQTSPSSSPPALIHCSPPALEPRPCKAGPVVENPPLNNSHPVKASITSSEDMATFGFSKIHMNLDAPASSSLPPPPPSSAAPLHPPPGGDTEDDEGMKHLQQEAEKMVASLQDTSLEEECFTQTLQESRNTAAALPLSHEAAMKWFYKDPQGEIQGPFTTVEMCEWFQAGYFTMTLLVKRGCDEGFQPLGDVIKMWGRVPFAPGPSPPPLLVRQPPPTQRPQSSRGSAGTGNLDQDRLKKELAAAALYQQLQQQQIFQLINRCSEQGMMPSMNRSMSVPDTGSMWDMHTSASQPSGGEASLWDITMNPSTQGPTLEQLQKLQQERREAELRAKREEEEQRKRREEKRRQQEDQKRREEEDLFRRKQCRQQQELIMKLLQQTPQQQGPGASGSGWSGSPSSGLSKSGKPPALALLEMQQEAERLLKQQQQQRAQQRERHSGLSMGSSSIGGQWADGVGMWGGGMEGKSSSGSSSGSMGMWDEAVKNQSGLRGNSNNNMGLKNSRSSPSLSEQYMMRRKRTEEEEKLLKLLQGMKPQDGFTTWCEQMLHALNTSANNSSSSLDVATIVAYLKEVESPYAVLDFIRSYLGDTVEAKEFAKQFLERRAKQKANQQRQQQQLSKEVAGLNMNFPLQDSMRGMNPSTLQSMFQANHMGKSGLYDIQGGKMKKKQPMMLHSDPSILGYSFHNTGECLSLNEMEMVEDY
- the gigyf1a gene encoding GRB10-interacting GYF protein 1 isoform X5 is translated as MTAETLNFGPEWLRALSSGGSVTSPPPSPAMPKYKLAEYRYGREEMLALYIKDNKVPEDMQDKEFAAILQDEPMQPLALVALTEEEQRNFSMSVNSVAVLRLMGKGVGAPAPAGVARGRGAPRGGRGRGRGESGFYQRSIEEPEVGFGRSVREIHRSQSWDDRGERRFEKPLRREVGRPGFEEPVAPVVPGRKEYTRADSDNWRILREEQEEEEGGGGSGGVAGGVVSSGEPGTNWRLTGIRRDDGGPRSAGWRDHTGPGESRRRKFDFDFRDSDGHGGSGGRRRAGSEGLEDDRDGLPEWCTDEEDGEMGTFDSSGAFMTMKGGKDSILEEEFEFKGIEEDEEEECYADMDMKSAEGDKDKESKEAGSAGGEGETQQTSPSSSPPALIHCSPPALEPRPCKAGPVVENPPLNNSHPVKASITSSEDMATFGFSKIHMNLDAPASSSLPPPPPSSAAPLHPPPGGDTEDDEGMKHLQQEAEKMVASLQDTSLEEECFTQTLQESRNTAAALPLSHEAAMKWFYKDPQGEIQGPFTTVEMCEWFQAGYFTMTLLVKRGCDEGFQPLGDVIKMWGRVPFAPGPSPPPLLVRQPPPTQRPQSSRGSAGTVSQSSANAEDGEGRMQRRGKLDRQVTGNLDQDRLKKELAAAALYQQLQQQQIFQLINRCSEQGMMPSMNRSMSVPDTGSMWDMHTSASQPSGGEASLWDITMNPSTQGPTLEQLQKLQQERREAELRAKREEEEQRKRREEKRRQQEDQKRREEEDLFRRKQCRQQQELIMKLLQQTPQQQGPGASGSGWSGSPSSGLSKSGKPPALALLEMQQEAERLLKQQQQQRAQQRERHSGLSMGSSSIGGQWADGVGMWGGGMEGKSSSGSSSGSMGMWDEAVKNQSGLRGNSNNNMGLKNSRSSPSLSEQYMMRRKRTEEEEKLLKLLQGMKPQDGFTTWCEQMLHALNTSANNSSSSLDVATIVAYLKEVESPYAVLDFIRSYLGDTVEAKEFAKQFLERRAKQKANQQRQQQQLSKEVAGLNMNFPLQDSMRGMNPSTLQSMFQANHMGKSGLYDIQGGKMKKKQPMMLHSDPSILGYSFHNTGECLSLNEMEMVEDY
- the gigyf1a gene encoding GRB10-interacting GYF protein 1 isoform X9, with the translated sequence MTAETLNFGPEWLRALSSGGSVTSPPPSPAMPKYKLAEYRYGREEMLALYIKDNKVPEDMQDKEFAAILQDEPMQPLALVALTEEEQRNFSMSVNSVAVLRLMGKGVGAPAPAGVARGRGAPRGGRGRGRGESGFYQRSIEEPEVGFGRSVREIHRSQSWDDRGERRFEKPLRREVGRPGFEEPVAPVVPGRKEYTRADSDNWRILREEQEEEEGGGGSGGVAGGVVSSGEPGTNWRLTGIRRDVQFDTDGGACLLSDGGPRSAGWRDHTGPGESRRRKFDFDFRDSDGHGGSGGRRRAGSEGLEDDRDGLPEWCTDEEDGEMGTFDSSGAFMTMKKGGKDSILEEEFEFKGIEEDEEEECYADMDMKSAEGDKDKESKEAGSAGGEGETQQTSPSSSPPALIHCSPPALEPRPCKAGPVVENPPLNNSHPVKASITSSEDMATFGFSKIHMNLDAPASSSLPPPPPSSAAPLHPPPGGDTEDDEGMKHLQQEAEKMVASLQDTSLEEECFTQTLQESRNTAAALPLSHEAAMKWFYKDPQGEIQGPFTTVEMCEWFQAGYFTMTLLVKRGCDEGFQPLGDVIKMWGRVPFAPGPSPPPLLVRQPPPTQRPQSSRGSAGTGNLDQDRLKKELAAAALYQQLQQQQIFQLINSEQGMMPSMNRSMSVPDTGSMWDMHTSASQPSGGEASLWDITMNPSTQGPTLEQLQKLQQERREAELRAKREEEEQRKRREEKRRQQEDQKRREEEDLFRRKQCRQQQELIMKLLQQTPQQQGPGASGSGWSGSPSSGLSKSGKPPALALLEMQQEAERLLKQQQQQRAQQRERHSGLSMGSSSIGGQWADGVGMWGGGMEGKSSSGSSSGSMGMWDEAVKNQSGLRGNSNNNMGLKNSRSSPSLSEQYMMRRKRTEEEEKLLKLLQGMKPQDGFTTWCEQMLHALNTSANNSSSSLDVATIVAYLKEVESPYAVLDFIRSYLGDTVEAKEFAKQFLERRAKQKANQQRQQQQLSKEVAGLNMNFPLQDSMRGMNPSTLQSMFQANHMGKSGLYDIQGGKMKKKQPMMLHSDPSILGYSFHNTGECLSLNEMEMVEDY